ATCCTTATCCTCTGTTCTTCCTGTCGTTAACAACTACCTTAATGCTATTCCCGGACATCGAAGAGAGGTGTTGTGCGCATATTGCTCCTGATTTTTCTGCTGATGCTCGCCGGGTGGTTGAGTCTGCCATGGCTACAGCAACATTTGCCGCCGGGCTGGAATCCGTTTACTCCGCTGGCCGTGACCGATCCTCCGGGGTGGCTGACGCGTTACAAAGTTAAACGGCTGGCAGATGATCCAGTGGCCTGTCTGGCGGTCATGCGCCAGGCGCAGCAGAGTGGCAAGGTACAGTTTACTGAGGTGGCTGGGATACAGGGGGCATGTCCGGTCGCACAGCCATTGCGGATTACCGGTTTTGGTGATGTGACGCTGAGCAGCAGCTTTTTAGCCAGTTGCTCGCTGGCAGTGGTCAGTACGATGTATGTATGGCAAAGCCAGGCACAATTACAGCAGGCAGGTATGCGCAGCCCATTGCAACGCATTACGCATGTCGGTAGCTATGCCTGCCGTAATATTTATCATCGCCAGCAGGGGCGTTTAAGTGAACATGCGACGGCAGATGCCTGGGATATTACCGGCTATCAACTGACAAACGGACGTTGGTTACGGGTGGAAAATAACTGGCAACAACCTCAGGATGCTTCAGTTGCATTACATGCGTTATGGCGAAACGGTTGCGCCAATTTTGGCAATGCGCTTGGCCCTGATTACAACGCCGCACATGCCAGCCATTTTCATTTTGGCATGCGCGGCAGCGGTTATTGTCGCTGAGGTTATACCGCTGGATTCAGTCCCCGTTTGATCAGGAAATGATTAGCTGGCCATGAGAAAAGAAAGCCGATCATCATGGCGAGCTGCAGCATAAACCAAAAACCGGTCAGCAGCGGATTGATTTGCTGATTTAGCACAAATTTTAGTGCCAAACCCATAAAGAGAAAGATACCTAATTGATAAATCAGCAAGGGAAAGGTTTCAGTTTTCAAGGCTAATAATAACGCACGGCCAAATGAACGCTTTTCACGTTGTCGAATTGCCAAGAATTGAAAAAATAGCCCCATCAATAACGAAATGCCAACGCAAATAATTGCTTCCATCCATAATGCCGGATTAATCGCGAACTGATTTAGTAAGGTGATTATCGGGATTGTCATTATATCGCCAAATATACAGGCGGCGGCTGATAATGAAGTAGAAATAAAGATGGTTTGCCAGCCAGCGTTACGATGTAATTTTTGCGGAACCAGCAGGGCAAGTTTAACCTGACGGGAAGGTTTTCTTCCCAGATACCACCAGGCCAGCCAGCCAACAAAAGGCATATATAGTCCGGTTAATGGCCAAATGATATTCATCACCGCGACCGGGTGAGGATGACGGAAGAGGTCTTTTAAAATCATCAGGGCTGTACAGCCGCCCAGAACAAGGAAAGGTAATGCCAACTGGTTCAACATGGTCAGTCCCGCTTAGCTTCTCGAATACGCGTGACAATGCGCTCAGCCCGGCTGCGGCATTGTCTTCCCCTGCAAATCACCATTACGTGTTACGCCGCTCATAGCTAAGAGTAGCCGGAAACGTGCGTGACGGGAATCACTGCAAAGGGTGAAAAAGCGACCACATGGCAGAAATAACTGGGATTAAGAATCAGGTGAGAGGGATATGTGGCATAAAATAACCACGTGTTTTAGGTTAAAACACTGTAAACAATCGATTTCAGTTAATGACGATGCTCAATGTTTATCACAGTATTGAAAATTTTCAATGGATGGAAAGATTGAAACAACATCAGAAAAATCCTATTCTAATCCTCCGTCACTTTAAAAGTTGTGATGGTGTTAACAAAGACGCGAAAGCTCAATCCATCCCATTGGGGTAATGCATTGACCGCAGTATGATTATGCTCGTTTGAGCAATCTGGCTCTTTCAATCAATATTTTTTCTCTAGTTAATTTAATTTTTTGTGTTAACCGGACCGAATAACAAGGCGCAAGAGCGTTGCAAGACGCTGAGGCAATAATGACGACCGATAATTATTTCGTCTGGCGAGGCGAGACCGAAATTCAATTCCAGGCGGTGACGGCCGTGCTGCAATTGAAAGCGCTTTTACAGAAACACATTGAAACCTTGGGTTTTGATTACTTTGCTTTTCTGATCCAGCATCCGGTGCCCTTTACCCGGCCACGCATTTTTTTGTTCAGTACTTACCCGGAAGACTGGGTTAAACACTACGAAAGTGAGAACTATTATGCTGTGGACCCCGTGCTGCTACTTTGTCAGCGGCCAGGGCATGGTGTCGAGTGGACACGCGATCTTTTTACCGGAGCGGGCAATTTATGGGCAGAAGCGAACGCTTATGGCCTGATGAGTGGATTTTCCTGTTCGGCAATGGCATCAAATCGTGCCATTGGTATATTATCTATTGCATCCGGGCAACAGAGTAAGACCCAGCATTTACGTGTTGAGCTGGAAGTAAAACTACACTTTCTGGCGGAACTGAGCTTGCGTGTGCTGGAGCGCCTTAACGATAACGCCATGGTGGTTTTATCTAATGATTTCAGCCAGAGAGAGCTGGAAATTTTGAAATGGACTGCGGAGGGGAAAACTTCTGCGGAAATTTCACTTATTTTAGCGATTTCAGAACACACGGTGAACTTCCACCAAAAGAATATGCAAAAGCGCTTTAATGTTTCCAATAAAACGCAGATTGCCTGTTATGCCGCAGCAATTGGACTGATATAGCAAAAAGGCAACTACTAGTTTTAGTAGTTCCCAGCCTCAAGCCAGTTGTCTACCCTGCGCCGGAACTTTGCCAGGCTGGCGCACATAAAAATCATTGCAAACATGGGGATGTCAGGGGCGCATGATGAAAATAATTCAAACCCAGTTAAAGGATATGCCGTCCTCTCTGCTGGCCGAATTGGGAACCTATCGCTACAGCGTGTTTGCGCGTGGCGAAGGCTGGTCAATTCCACCCCGATTGAGCACCCCGGGTCAGGAATATGATCGTTTTGATCGTTCCGATGTAACCTGGATGATTGCCTGGAATGCACGACAGGGCATTTGTGGTTGTGCGCGTTTAATGCCATGGCAGGAGCCAGAAATGGCGGAAGGGGTGGTATTGCCTTTCAGTCATGAAAAAGTGTGGGAGATGTCGCGTTTTTCCGCCCGACTGGAACTGGATGCGGAATTGCCGCTTAACATCCTCTGGCATTCTGTACAGTTAGCGGAATTAAGTGGGATAGAATTTCTGATCAGTTCCGCCACGCCGATGCTGGAAAAGATGTTTGAACGGCATCAGGTGATTTATGAGCCGTTATCGCCCGGGTTGATTCAATCTGAGGATAATCTGTTTGCCATTCGCATCCCGGTTCAGCAACCGGCACTGGCAGAAAAGTATCGCGGTACGCGTCGGTTTAGCCCCGAAGAGGTTTTGCCGTCATTGGGGGTTTCTGTCAACTGGCAGTCGCACAGTTAATTCTCCCCGCGCGGGCGGCGCGGGGCAGGCCGCTTACTGACGGTAGGCGGTTTTGATTTGACGAATGGTGTTGCTGAACACTTCAGCCTGCGGTTTTTCCCCTAACGTTTGCACATAACGTTCCATATTGATAATCACTTTTCCGGCATCCGCCTGGCCCATACCTTTCAGAATCAGTGTCACCATCATTTTCAGACAGGCGACTTCATCTGCCAGCTTTTGAGTTTCCTGCGAAGTTGCAAAGTCTTCATCACTCATAATTGACTCCCTGGTTGTGTTGCATGGTCTTGACACATTCTTCCCGTGTACGAAAAACAGAGTATATCATAGGGTTGTCAAAAGAATTTATTAGCGCTGAAATCAGGAATTCATGCCAGAAGTGGAATGAGAAATTGCTGTATTTATCGTCAATAAATAATGACGGAGACGATTATTTATTTTAAGCAAGGCACAAGAAAAGCGAAACGCTGCATAAATTATAACGTAATGATATTAATCATTATTTTACTTTCTTATTCTTGCGTGATATCGCGGATGACTTAAAATGGATGGTCCTTAACCTCTATTTGATGTGCGTCATTTACGCCTGGATTTATCTGCGTGAGCGATGTTTTTTCCCCGAGAAACCCGGTAAGATAAGCCTCTTGAAATATATTCCCCATCACTAACCTGCGGAGTACGTCCCGTTGATCAGCCTGCTTCTTGTTGATGACCATGAACTGGTACGCGTTGGCATTCGTCGCATACTGGAAGATATGAAGGGATTGGTAATTGCCGGGGAAGTGGCTTGTGGTGAGGATGCGGTTAAATGGTGCCGCAACAATCCGGTGGACGTGGTGCTGATGGACATGAACATGCCTGGCATTGGTGGCCTTGAAGCCACGCGTAAAATCATGCGCTACAACCCGGATATCCGCATCATCATGCTGACTATTCATACGGAAAATCCGTTACCCGCAAAGGTGATGCAAGCTGGCGCGGCGGGTTATCTGAGTAAGGGTGCTGCACCGCAAGAAGTGGTCAGCGCTATCCGCTCAGTGCACGCAGGGCAACGCTATATCGCTTCTGATATCGCCCAGCAGATGGCACTCAGCCAGATTGAGCCGCAGAAAGCCGAATCCCCCTTTAGCTGTTTGTCGGAAAGGGAATTGCAGATTATGCTGATGATCACGCGCGGGCAGAAAGTGACGGAGATTTCCGAACAACTTAGCCTCAGCCCGAAAACCGTTAACAGCTACCGTTATCGTATGTTCAGCAAGTTGAACATCAGTGGCGATGTGGAGTTAACGCATCTGGCCATACGACATGGTCTGTTTAATGCGGAGCCGTTAATCAGTAGTGAGTGACGTTTTCAACGCTAAAGCCTTTCTCAGCACCGTGACCAGTCAGCCCGGCGTCTATCGAATGTATGACGCGACAGGCACGGTGATCTATGTTGGTAAAGCCAAAGACCTCAAAAAGCGCCTGAGCAGCTATTTTCGCTCGCAGGTGGGAAGTCGCAAAACCGAAGCGCTGGTCAGCAACATTCAACAAATCGATGTCACGGTGACGCACACCGAGACGGAAGCGCTGTTGCTGGAGCATAACTACATCAAGCTGTATCAGCCGCGTTACAACGTGCTGTTGCGTGATGATAAATCTTATCCCTATATCTTTCTCAGTGGCGATAGCCATCCACGATTGGCCATGCATCGTGGGGCGAAGCATGCCAAAGGTGAATACTTCGGCCCATTTCCCAATGGTTATGCGGTGCGTGAAACGCTGGCGCTGTTGCAGAAAGTGTTCCCGATTCGCCAGTGTGAAAACAGTGTGTATCGCAATCGCTCGCGTCCCTGTCTGCAATATCAAATTGGCCGTTGTCTCGGTCCCTGTGTTGCCGGGCTGGTGACTGAAGAAGAGTATGCACAACAAACCGACTACGTGCGGCTGTTCCTGGCGGGCAAAGACGATCAGGTGCTGAATCAACTGGTCAAACGCATGGAAGCCGCCAGCCAGGCGTTGCGGTTTGAAGAAGCCGCGCGCTTACGTGATCAAATTCTGGCGGTGCGTCGTATCACGGAAAAACAGTTTGTGTCCAATCAGGGGGACGATCTGGATGTGATGGGCGTGGCCTACGATGCGGGTATGGCGTGTCTGCATGTCTTGTTTATTCGTCAGGGCAAAGTCCTGGGTAGCCGCAGTTACTTTCCCAAAGTCCCGGCGGACACTGAGCTGGCCGAAGTGGTACAAACGTTCCTCGGCCAGTTCTATTTGCAAGGCAGTGAAGCGCGCACCTTGCCGACAGATATTTTGCTGGATTTCAGCTTGCCGGAGCGCGAATTACTGGCGGAATCGCTCAGCGAGATGGCCGGGCGTAAAGTGAATATCCAAAGCAAGCCACGTGGTGATCGCGCCCGTTATCTTAAACTGGCGCGCACCAATGCGGCGACGGCACTGACGACGCGCTTGTCACAGCATTCGACCATTCAGCAGCGTCTGGCGGCACTGGCGACGTTCCTTGAACTGGACCAGATCAATCGGATGGAATGCTTTGACATCAGCCATACCATGGGTGAGCAAACCATCGCTTCCTGCGTGGTGTTCGATCGCAACGGTCCGTTACGGAGTGATTATCGACGCTACAACATCGAAGGCATTACGCCGGGCGATGATTACGCGGCGATGAATCAGGTATTACTTCGGCGCTATGGTAAAGCGCTGGATGAAGAGAAAATACCGGATGTGATCCTGATTGATGGCGGCAAGGGGCAACTGGCGCAGGCGAAACAGGTGTTTGCCGAGCTGGATGTGCCCTGGGATAAAGATCGTCCGATTCTGCTCGGTGTGGCGAAAGGCAGCGATCGTAAAGCAGGGTTAGAAACGCTGTTTTTCGAGGCGGAAGGAGAGGGGACATCGTTACCGCCGGATTCGCCTGCGCTGCATGTGATCCAACATATTCGTGATGATGCTCACAATCATGCAATCTCGGGCCATCGTAAAAAAAGGGCTAAAGTGAAGAACACCAGCGCCCTGGAAACTATCGAAGGCGTAGGGCCAAAACGACGCCAACAGCTGCTTAAGTATATGGGCGGCCTGCAGCCGCTGATGAATGCCAGTGTCGAAGAGATTGCCAAAGTGCCGGGCATTTCTTTCGCGCTGGCAGAAAAAATCTACTATTCCCTTAAACACTAACATTGAAACAGGGGGGGCAATGTAGGAACATACGTTAAATTCTACCCATACCAGACAGTTACTGGCATATGCAATTTAACATTCCGACATGTCTTACCCTGTTTCGAGTCGTCCTGATTCCTTTCTTTGTGCTGGCGTTCTATCTGCCATTTCACTGGGCGCCTTTCGTCACCGCGCTGATTTTTGTGGTAGCCGCAGTCACTGACTGGTTTGATGGTTTTCTGGCACGTCGTTGGAAGCAAACCACGCGGTTTGGTGCGTTCCTCGATCCGGTGGCGGATAAAGTGATGGTCGCGATAGCGCTGGTGTTGGTGGCGGAGTATTTCCACTCCTGGTGGATCACCCTACCAGCCGCCACCATGATCGCACGTGAGATCATTATTTCTGCCCTGCGTGAGTGGATGGCGGAAATTGGCAAGCGTAGCAGTGTGGCAGTCTCCTGGATTGGTAAAGTCAAAACCACCGCTCAGATGCTGTCGCTGGTGGCGTTGCTGTGGCGTCATGATGCTACCGTCGTCGGCGTTGGTGTGGTCGCGTTGTACATCGCGGCGGTGCTGACATTCTGGTCGATGTACCAATATTTGAACGCTGCGCGTGGCGATTTGTTCGAACGGTGATCGATGCGATTTAAAAAGCAGCAAACGGACGCACTGTGTGGATAATTTTATTGACTCATTGCGCCAGTTAAGTAGAATGCATCGCATCGAACGGCAGCGAGTTTGCTAAAAGCTGAATGAAATCAGTAAGTTCGATAATAATATAATGCGGGAATAGCTCAGTTGGTAGAGCACGACCTTGCCAAGGTCGGGGTCGCGAGTTCGAGTCTCGTTTCCCGCTCCAGATTTAGCACTCTGTTCAGTAACGGAATGCACATCAGATTGAAAGGCGCGTTGGCAGAGTGGCCATGCAGCGGATTGCAAATCCGTCCACCTCGGTTCGACTCCGGGACGCGCCTCCACTTTACACCCTGCCCGGGTGGTGAAATCGGTAGACACAAGGGATTTAAAATCCCTCGATCGTAAGGTCGTGCGGGTTCAAGTCCCGCCCCGGGCACCATATTGAATACCGATTCAAACCGAATAAAATCAAAGCAATAAGCAGTGATGTCGTGACCGCCCAAGGGCGGTTTTTTTGTTTTATCCCCGTGCTTCCTAATATCCCTTCCTAATATCCGTAGTTCTATTTTTGACCACCGACGACAGGGACAACTGCAATCTTGCGATTGTAGCGAGCTGTTTGCTCCACATTTTTATGCCCCGATATCGCCTGTTTCTCATATAAATTCCCATCCAAATCAGAAATGCCTTTTGCCTTAAGATCGTGGAAAGTGAAATCGAAGGTCATCTCTGGAAATTTTTCTTTTGCTTCCTTCTTCGCTTTTAGCCAGTGGCTGTTAAAGCCATCACGGGTATATTTCGCACCTGATGGCTGGTGGATCACATAAATGCTACTCATCCCTGATTTTAACGGCAGGGTTGATGCATCCCTGATAATTTTCTCAATACGCGGAGACCTGTCGGGCACGAATCTGCTGGTTGAATACTTTGCAGCCCGACGCGGTGCCCTTGCTGGTGGACATACGGAAATTCGAAGAACTGGACAGGGTCGAGCTGTTTAACAAATCGGTCAGGACGGCGGCACAGCGCGGCCATGTAGACCAAATTATTGAACTGGCGGTGGAAGACGGGGTGATTGATGCAGATGAAGCAGCAGAAATTATGGAACACCACCGCAGACATCTTGCTGCACGAGATGAGGAAGTGCGGTCGATTGTCACGGCATTCAGCCGAAGGAAACCCCAGAAAGGTTGACGCCCAAGATTGCAGTCCCGGGCGTCGATTTGCGAATAAATCACCGGCATGGAGAAGTAATCACATGGTCATTGTAAGCCAGAAAAAACCTTCAGAGCAATTCCTCTGCCGGATACTGGCTGGCGTATTGGTCTATGAGCAAAGAATAAAC
The DNA window shown above is from Pantoea sp. At-9b and carries:
- a CDS encoding extensin family protein is translated as MRILLLIFLLMLAGWLSLPWLQQHLPPGWNPFTPLAVTDPPGWLTRYKVKRLADDPVACLAVMRQAQQSGKVQFTEVAGIQGACPVAQPLRITGFGDVTLSSSFLASCSLAVVSTMYVWQSQAQLQQAGMRSPLQRITHVGSYACRNIYHRQQGRLSEHATADAWDITGYQLTNGRWLRVENNWQQPQDASVALHALWRNGCANFGNALGPDYNAAHASHFHFGMRGSGYCR
- a CDS encoding DUF4396 domain-containing protein; the protein is MLNQLALPFLVLGGCTALMILKDLFRHPHPVAVMNIIWPLTGLYMPFVGWLAWWYLGRKPSRQVKLALLVPQKLHRNAGWQTIFISTSLSAAACIFGDIMTIPIITLLNQFAINPALWMEAIICVGISLLMGLFFQFLAIRQREKRSFGRALLLALKTETFPLLIYQLGIFLFMGLALKFVLNQQINPLLTGFWFMLQLAMMIGFLFSWPANHFLIKRGLNPAV
- the sdiA gene encoding transcriptional regulator SdiA gives rise to the protein MTTDNYFVWRGETEIQFQAVTAVLQLKALLQKHIETLGFDYFAFLIQHPVPFTRPRIFLFSTYPEDWVKHYESENYYAVDPVLLLCQRPGHGVEWTRDLFTGAGNLWAEANAYGLMSGFSCSAMASNRAIGILSIASGQQSKTQHLRVELEVKLHFLAELSLRVLERLNDNAMVVLSNDFSQRELEILKWTAEGKTSAEISLILAISEHTVNFHQKNMQKRFNVSNKTQIACYAAAIGLI
- a CDS encoding acyl-homoserine-lactone synthase is translated as MKIIQTQLKDMPSSLLAELGTYRYSVFARGEGWSIPPRLSTPGQEYDRFDRSDVTWMIAWNARQGICGCARLMPWQEPEMAEGVVLPFSHEKVWEMSRFSARLELDAELPLNILWHSVQLAELSGIEFLISSATPMLEKMFERHQVIYEPLSPGLIQSEDNLFAIRIPVQQPALAEKYRGTRRFSPEEVLPSLGVSVNWQSHS
- a CDS encoding DUF2594 family protein yields the protein MSDEDFATSQETQKLADEVACLKMMVTLILKGMGQADAGKVIINMERYVQTLGEKPQAEVFSNTIRQIKTAYRQ
- the uvrY gene encoding UvrY/SirA/GacA family response regulator transcription factor, which translates into the protein MISLLLVDDHELVRVGIRRILEDMKGLVIAGEVACGEDAVKWCRNNPVDVVLMDMNMPGIGGLEATRKIMRYNPDIRIIMLTIHTENPLPAKVMQAGAAGYLSKGAAPQEVVSAIRSVHAGQRYIASDIAQQMALSQIEPQKAESPFSCLSERELQIMLMITRGQKVTEISEQLSLSPKTVNSYRYRMFSKLNISGDVELTHLAIRHGLFNAEPLISSE
- the uvrC gene encoding excinuclease ABC subunit UvrC; its protein translation is MSDVFNAKAFLSTVTSQPGVYRMYDATGTVIYVGKAKDLKKRLSSYFRSQVGSRKTEALVSNIQQIDVTVTHTETEALLLEHNYIKLYQPRYNVLLRDDKSYPYIFLSGDSHPRLAMHRGAKHAKGEYFGPFPNGYAVRETLALLQKVFPIRQCENSVYRNRSRPCLQYQIGRCLGPCVAGLVTEEEYAQQTDYVRLFLAGKDDQVLNQLVKRMEAASQALRFEEAARLRDQILAVRRITEKQFVSNQGDDLDVMGVAYDAGMACLHVLFIRQGKVLGSRSYFPKVPADTELAEVVQTFLGQFYLQGSEARTLPTDILLDFSLPERELLAESLSEMAGRKVNIQSKPRGDRARYLKLARTNAATALTTRLSQHSTIQQRLAALATFLELDQINRMECFDISHTMGEQTIASCVVFDRNGPLRSDYRRYNIEGITPGDDYAAMNQVLLRRYGKALDEEKIPDVILIDGGKGQLAQAKQVFAELDVPWDKDRPILLGVAKGSDRKAGLETLFFEAEGEGTSLPPDSPALHVIQHIRDDAHNHAISGHRKKRAKVKNTSALETIEGVGPKRRQQLLKYMGGLQPLMNASVEEIAKVPGISFALAEKIYYSLKH
- the pgsA gene encoding CDP-diacylglycerol--glycerol-3-phosphate 3-phosphatidyltransferase; this encodes MQFNIPTCLTLFRVVLIPFFVLAFYLPFHWAPFVTALIFVVAAVTDWFDGFLARRWKQTTRFGAFLDPVADKVMVAIALVLVAEYFHSWWITLPAATMIAREIIISALREWMAEIGKRSSVAVSWIGKVKTTAQMLSLVALLWRHDATVVGVGVVALYIAAVLTFWSMYQYLNAARGDLFER